The following proteins are co-located in the Agromyces laixinhei genome:
- a CDS encoding Rv2175c family DNA-binding protein: MTDAAETDWLTVPELVELLGQSPSRIRRLIDDRHLLAGRVDGVLKVPSVFLRDNAPLPELHGTANVLSDAGFTDAEALEWMLAEENSLGTTPIAALLAGRKAEVRRIAQALA, encoded by the coding sequence GTGACCGATGCTGCCGAAACCGACTGGCTGACCGTTCCCGAACTCGTCGAGTTGCTCGGGCAGAGCCCGAGCCGCATCCGGCGACTCATCGACGACCGCCATCTCCTCGCGGGGCGCGTCGACGGTGTGCTGAAGGTGCCGTCCGTGTTCCTGCGCGACAACGCGCCACTGCCGGAGCTGCACGGCACCGCCAATGTGCTCTCCGACGCGGGCTTCACCGACGCAGAGGCGCTCGAGTGGATGCTCGCCGAGGAGAACAGCCTCGGCACGACGCCCATCGCCGCGCTCCTCGCCGGACGCAAGGCCGAGGTGCGGCGCATCGCGCAGGCCCTCGCCTGA
- a CDS encoding LysM peptidoglycan-binding domain-containing protein: MTYDAAPLDGQAGRTGRASSDAHRRRGIRHLITLPLAVIGTIAVTLGIAQPAEAAPQSSKRMPKAKPSSTDAAATHTTPRSVGRSSNAAPPEVTVGDGDTVSGIAERYGVATADILALNGLSWSSLIFAGQRLALPGGASAPATSPVAAELPRHIVVAGDTMSGIAAVHGVSLDQMLSANGLSRQSLIFPGQSIVLPPGGGEAVSASAAPDAPASPPTAPVAPVASVSVALTEEMRSNASIIIEVGRSLGVPEQGIVVALAAAAQESGLKNSDYGDLDSLGLFQQRPSQGWGTVDEVLDPVRAASAFYGGAQNPNAGRTVGLLDIAGWESLTVTQAAQAVQVSEFPDHYAKWETAARAWLSELG; encoded by the coding sequence ATGACGTACGACGCCGCGCCGTTGGACGGGCAGGCAGGCCGCACGGGCCGAGCCTCGTCCGATGCGCACCGACGCCGCGGCATCCGTCACCTGATCACGCTGCCGCTGGCCGTGATCGGCACGATCGCCGTCACGCTCGGCATCGCGCAACCCGCCGAGGCGGCTCCGCAGTCGTCGAAGCGCATGCCGAAGGCGAAGCCGTCCTCCACCGACGCGGCCGCGACGCACACGACGCCGCGCTCCGTCGGCAGGTCATCGAACGCTGCGCCGCCCGAGGTGACGGTCGGCGACGGCGACACCGTCAGCGGGATCGCCGAGCGGTACGGCGTTGCCACCGCCGACATCCTCGCGCTCAACGGACTCAGCTGGTCGAGCCTGATCTTCGCCGGGCAACGACTCGCGCTGCCCGGCGGCGCGTCGGCACCCGCGACATCCCCGGTCGCCGCAGAACTGCCCCGGCACATCGTCGTCGCCGGCGACACCATGAGCGGCATCGCCGCCGTCCACGGCGTCTCCCTCGACCAGATGCTGAGCGCGAACGGGCTGAGCCGGCAGAGCCTCATCTTCCCGGGGCAGTCGATCGTGCTTCCGCCAGGCGGCGGCGAGGCCGTATCGGCATCCGCCGCTCCCGATGCACCCGCTTCTCCCCCGACTGCGCCCGTCGCACCGGTCGCCTCGGTCAGCGTCGCGCTCACCGAGGAGATGCGGTCGAACGCGAGCATCATCATCGAGGTCGGCCGCTCGCTCGGCGTGCCGGAGCAGGGCATCGTCGTCGCCCTCGCCGCCGCGGCACAGGAGTCCGGACTCAAGAATTCCGACTACGGCGACCTCGACTCACTCGGCCTGTTCCAGCAGCGCCCGAGTCAGGGCTGGGGCACGGTCGATGAGGTGCTCGACCCGGTGCGGGCGGCGAGCGCGTTCTACGGCGGTGCCCAGAACCCCAACGCCGGACGCACGGTCGGCCTGCTCGACATTGCCGGCTGGGAGTCACTCACCGTCACTCAGGCCGCGCAGGCGGTGCAGGTGAGTGAGTTCCCGGACCACTATGCGAAGTGGGAGACCGCGGCGCGGGCCTGGCTCTCGGAGCTCGGCTGA
- the pknB gene encoding Stk1 family PASTA domain-containing Ser/Thr kinase → MTTAPVDPMIGRLIDGRYQVRSRIARGGMATVYLATDLRLERRVAIKIMHGHLADDNTFKTRFVQEARSAARLAHPNVVNVFDQGQDADMAYLVMEYLPGITLRELLKDYKKLTPEQTVDIMDAVLAGLAAAHKAGIVHRDLKPENVLLADDGRIKLGDFGLARAASANTATGQALLGTIAYLSPELVTRGVADARSDIYAVGIMMYEMLTGEQPYVGEAPMAIAYQHANDQVPTPSSKNPAVPVELDELVLWATTRDPEERPNDARAMLERLREVEPSIRFSHLPLATQATMVLSDASLPGVATAETSVLGAGAAPLAVTETTSGGSSDGEDAQALTKSAASRKRRGYWIIALVLLLTGLAAGTGWYFGAGPGALAPVPETATLAPDAATGILEEAGFSVEPAERNDPIVPAGQVSGTDPAAGEQAQRGSTVTLFVSIGPSILPVPEVRGTPSDDARAALEDFTVVDPDILQYTEDAPVDTVIDVLDADGATVGAEYPELGELTLVVSAGPVPDVVGMPVAEAEATLTAAGLQFAHLDPVFDNSGAIADGHVVAAEPTTETVRQGDTINLTLSKGQDLVAVPNVVGKKMPEAIAALEAAGFEVGHSFPELFLPAVTVTAQDPVAEAPAVRGSKVNLVGTLTL, encoded by the coding sequence GTGACCACCGCACCCGTCGACCCCATGATCGGCCGTCTCATCGACGGCCGTTATCAGGTGCGCTCGCGGATCGCCCGCGGCGGCATGGCGACGGTGTACCTCGCGACCGACCTGCGCCTGGAGCGCCGCGTCGCGATCAAGATCATGCATGGCCACCTGGCCGACGACAACACGTTCAAGACCCGGTTCGTGCAAGAGGCGCGTTCGGCCGCCCGCCTCGCCCACCCGAACGTCGTGAACGTCTTCGATCAAGGTCAAGACGCCGACATGGCGTACCTCGTCATGGAGTACCTGCCCGGCATCACGCTGCGCGAACTGCTGAAGGACTACAAGAAGCTCACACCCGAGCAGACCGTCGACATCATGGACGCGGTGCTCGCCGGGCTCGCAGCAGCGCACAAGGCGGGCATCGTGCACCGCGATCTGAAGCCCGAGAACGTGCTGCTCGCCGACGACGGCCGCATCAAGCTCGGCGACTTCGGTCTGGCACGCGCTGCGAGTGCCAACACGGCGACCGGCCAGGCGCTGCTCGGAACGATCGCCTACCTCTCCCCTGAACTCGTCACGCGCGGCGTCGCCGACGCGCGCAGCGACATCTATGCCGTCGGCATCATGATGTACGAGATGCTCACCGGCGAGCAACCGTATGTGGGCGAGGCGCCGATGGCCATCGCCTACCAGCACGCGAACGATCAGGTGCCGACTCCGAGCTCGAAGAACCCCGCCGTCCCCGTCGAGCTCGATGAACTCGTGCTGTGGGCGACCACGCGCGACCCCGAAGAGCGGCCGAACGACGCCCGGGCGATGCTCGAACGGCTGCGTGAGGTCGAACCGTCGATCCGGTTCTCGCACCTTCCGCTTGCGACACAGGCCACCATGGTGCTGTCGGATGCCTCGCTGCCCGGCGTCGCGACGGCCGAGACCAGCGTGCTCGGCGCAGGCGCGGCGCCGCTCGCCGTCACCGAGACGACGAGCGGCGGGTCATCCGACGGTGAAGACGCACAGGCGCTCACGAAGAGCGCAGCGAGCCGCAAACGACGCGGGTACTGGATCATCGCACTCGTGCTGCTGCTCACCGGCCTTGCCGCGGGCACAGGCTGGTATTTCGGCGCCGGCCCGGGCGCCCTCGCCCCGGTGCCCGAAACGGCGACGCTCGCACCCGACGCGGCGACCGGCATCCTCGAAGAGGCCGGGTTCTCCGTCGAACCGGCCGAGCGCAACGATCCGATCGTGCCGGCCGGCCAGGTGTCGGGCACCGACCCCGCTGCCGGCGAGCAGGCGCAGCGGGGTTCGACGGTGACGCTCTTCGTCTCGATCGGTCCGAGCATCCTCCCGGTTCCCGAGGTACGCGGCACGCCTTCCGACGACGCGCGAGCGGCGTTGGAGGACTTCACCGTCGTCGATCCCGACATCCTGCAGTACACAGAGGATGCTCCCGTCGACACGGTCATCGACGTGCTCGACGCCGACGGAGCCACGGTCGGTGCCGAATACCCCGAGCTCGGAGAACTGACGCTCGTCGTCTCGGCCGGGCCCGTTCCCGATGTCGTCGGAATGCCCGTCGCCGAGGCGGAAGCGACGCTCACCGCAGCCGGGTTGCAGTTCGCCCACCTCGATCCGGTCTTCGACAACTCGGGCGCGATCGCCGACGGACACGTCGTCGCCGCAGAGCCGACGACGGAGACCGTACGACAGGGCGACACGATCAACCTCACGCTCTCGAAGGGTCAAGACCTCGTCGCCGTGCCGAACGTCGTCGGGAAGAAGATGCCCGAGGCGATCGCCGCGCTGGAAGCCGCAGGCTTCGAAGTCGGTCATTCCTTTCCCGAGCTCTTCCTGCCCGCGGTCACCGTGACGGCGCAAGATCCGGTTGCAGAAGCCCCGGCGGTCCGTGGCAGCAAAGTGAATCTCGTCGGTACGCTCACGCTCTGA
- a CDS encoding class II 3-deoxy-7-phosphoheptulonate synthase, which translates to MIAGLDYWRTLPIKQQPTWPDLEAAHAASAELASLPPLVFAGEVDSLRDRLAAASRGEAFLLQGGDCAETFAGATADQIRNRVKTVLQMAVVLTYGASMPVVKMGRMAGQFAKPRSSDTETRGEVTLPAYRGDIVNGYDFTPESRAADPARLIRGYHTAASTLNLIRAFTQGGFADLRQVHSWNQGFAANPANARYENLAREIDRAIKFMGACGADFEAIKHTEFYTGHEGLLMDYERPMTRIDSRTGTPYDTSSHFIWIGERTRELDGAHVDFLSRVRNPIGVKLGPSTTPETMLELVEKLDPEREPGRLTFITRMGAGKIREALPPLLEAIKASDATPLWVTDPMHGNGITTPNGYKTRRFDDVVDEVKGFFEAHRDAGTHPGGIHVELTGDDVTECLGGSEHIDEATLATRYESLCDPRLNHMQSLELAFLVAEELAAR; encoded by the coding sequence GTGATTGCCGGCCTCGACTATTGGCGTACCCTGCCCATCAAGCAGCAGCCGACGTGGCCCGATCTCGAGGCCGCCCACGCGGCATCCGCTGAACTGGCGTCGCTGCCGCCGCTCGTCTTCGCGGGCGAAGTCGACAGCCTGCGCGATCGTCTCGCGGCCGCGTCGCGCGGAGAGGCGTTCCTGCTGCAGGGCGGAGACTGCGCCGAGACCTTCGCGGGGGCCACGGCCGACCAGATCCGGAACCGCGTCAAGACGGTGCTGCAGATGGCGGTCGTGCTCACCTACGGGGCATCCATGCCGGTCGTGAAGATGGGCCGCATGGCCGGCCAGTTCGCCAAGCCCCGCTCGAGCGATACCGAGACGCGCGGCGAGGTCACACTGCCCGCCTACCGCGGCGATATCGTCAACGGCTACGACTTCACCCCGGAGTCGCGTGCGGCCGACCCCGCACGGCTCATCAGGGGCTACCACACGGCAGCGTCGACGCTGAATCTCATCCGCGCATTCACCCAGGGCGGCTTCGCCGACCTCCGTCAGGTGCACTCGTGGAATCAGGGCTTCGCGGCCAACCCCGCGAACGCCCGTTACGAGAATCTGGCGCGCGAGATCGATCGTGCAATCAAGTTCATGGGAGCGTGCGGCGCCGACTTCGAGGCGATCAAGCACACCGAGTTCTACACCGGCCACGAGGGGCTGCTCATGGACTACGAGCGCCCCATGACCCGCATCGACTCCCGCACGGGCACCCCCTACGACACCTCGAGCCACTTCATCTGGATCGGCGAGCGCACGCGCGAACTCGACGGCGCTCACGTCGACTTCCTCTCGCGGGTGCGCAACCCGATCGGCGTGAAGCTCGGCCCGTCGACGACGCCCGAGACGATGCTCGAACTCGTCGAGAAGCTCGACCCCGAGCGCGAGCCGGGTCGCCTCACCTTCATCACGCGCATGGGCGCCGGCAAGATCCGCGAGGCGCTGCCGCCGCTGCTCGAGGCGATCAAGGCGAGCGACGCGACTCCGCTGTGGGTCACCGACCCCATGCACGGCAACGGCATCACGACGCCCAACGGGTACAAGACGCGTCGCTTCGACGACGTCGTCGACGAGGTCAAGGGCTTCTTCGAGGCGCACCGCGACGCGGGCACCCACCCGGGCGGCATCCACGTCGAGCTCACGGGCGACGACGTCACCGAGTGCCTCGGCGGCTCCGAGCACATCGATGAGGCGACGCTGGCGACGCGCTACGAGTCTCTCTGCGACCCGCGGCTGAACCACATGCAGTCGCTCGAGCTCGCGTTCCTCGTCGCCGAGGAGCTCGCAGCTCGCTGA
- a CDS encoding lysophospholipid acyltransferase family protein — MFYWIMKNLVIGPILLSIFRPWVVGLESVPKEGAVVLASNHLSFIDSIFLPLIIDRPVVFLAKSEYFTGKGLKGWATKVFFQAAGQLPIDRSGGKASEASLETGLRVLGDGKILGIYPEGTRSPDGKLYRGRTGVARMVLEAGVPVIPVAMIGTEHVMPIGSRLPKVRRIGIILGEPIDFSRFEGLEGDRFVLRSVTDELVYDLRGLSGQEYVDVYASSVKEKRASQSR, encoded by the coding sequence GTGTTCTACTGGATCATGAAGAACCTCGTGATCGGGCCGATCCTCCTCTCGATCTTCCGTCCGTGGGTCGTCGGGCTCGAGTCCGTGCCGAAAGAGGGTGCGGTCGTGCTCGCCTCGAACCACCTCTCGTTCATCGACTCCATCTTCCTTCCGCTCATCATCGATCGCCCGGTCGTCTTCCTCGCCAAGAGCGAGTACTTCACCGGCAAGGGGCTGAAGGGCTGGGCGACGAAGGTCTTCTTCCAGGCCGCGGGGCAATTGCCGATCGACCGCTCGGGCGGCAAGGCCTCCGAGGCATCTCTCGAGACCGGCCTCCGGGTGCTCGGAGACGGCAAGATCCTCGGCATCTATCCCGAAGGCACCCGCAGTCCAGACGGCAAGCTCTATCGAGGGCGCACCGGCGTGGCGCGCATGGTGCTCGAAGCGGGTGTTCCAGTGATTCCCGTCGCGATGATCGGCACCGAGCACGTGATGCCGATCGGTTCACGTCTGCCAAAGGTGCGTCGCATCGGCATCATCCTCGGCGAGCCGATCGACTTCAGTCGCTTCGAAGGGCTCGAGGGCGACCGGTTCGTGTTGCGTTCGGTGACGGATGAACTCGTCTACGATCTTCGCGGACTGAGCGGCCAGGAATACGTCGACGTCTACGCGAGTTCGGTCAAGGAGAAGCGCGCCTCGCAATCGCGATAG
- a CDS encoding ROK family glucokinase, translating to MHAIGIDIGGTKIAGAIVDQFGNIRASERVATPAGDSTGLEDAVVEMIESLRARADEEIVAIGVAAAGFVDAAQSTVYYAPNIDWRNEPFRAKLEARVGTAVVVDNDANAAGWAEFRFGAGRLVSDMVMLTIGTGVGGAIVAGDRLFRGGFGAGAELGHLRIVPGGLACGCGQHGCIEQYGSGRALLRMANDIADAGGIGQALARARSEHGELDGRLVGELIQSGDAGAAAALRQLGGWLGQAAASLSAVLDPQRFVFGGGVAVAGELLLEPIRAAYLDHLPARGYHPEPDFVIAELVNDAGVVGAADLARQWVAEHG from the coding sequence GTGCATGCGATCGGTATCGACATCGGTGGAACGAAGATCGCCGGTGCGATCGTCGACCAGTTCGGCAACATCCGAGCGAGCGAGCGCGTGGCGACGCCCGCCGGCGACTCGACCGGCCTCGAAGACGCGGTCGTCGAGATGATCGAGTCGCTTCGCGCGCGCGCCGACGAGGAGATCGTCGCGATCGGCGTGGCCGCTGCCGGATTCGTCGACGCGGCCCAGTCGACCGTGTACTACGCGCCGAACATCGACTGGCGCAATGAACCGTTCCGGGCGAAGCTCGAGGCGCGCGTCGGCACCGCCGTCGTCGTCGACAACGACGCCAACGCGGCGGGATGGGCCGAGTTCCGGTTCGGTGCCGGCCGCCTCGTCAGCGACATGGTGATGCTCACGATCGGCACGGGCGTGGGCGGGGCGATCGTCGCCGGCGATCGCCTGTTCCGCGGCGGTTTCGGCGCCGGCGCCGAACTCGGCCACCTCCGCATCGTGCCCGGCGGCCTCGCGTGCGGGTGCGGTCAGCACGGATGCATCGAGCAGTACGGTTCCGGCCGCGCGCTGCTGCGCATGGCGAACGACATCGCCGACGCCGGCGGCATCGGCCAGGCTCTCGCGCGAGCGCGGTCGGAGCACGGCGAACTCGACGGCCGACTCGTCGGCGAGCTCATCCAGTCCGGCGATGCCGGTGCGGCGGCGGCACTGCGGCAGCTCGGCGGGTGGCTCGGGCAGGCAGCGGCGAGCCTCTCGGCGGTGCTCGACCCGCAACGCTTCGTCTTCGGCGGCGGCGTCGCCGTCGCAGGCGAACTCCTGCTCGAGCCGATCCGTGCCGCGTACCTCGACCATCTGCCGGCCCGCGGTTACCACCCGGAGCCCGATTTCGTGATCGCCGAACTCGTCAACGACGCCGGTGTCGTCGGTGCGGCCGACCTCGCCCGCCAGTGGGTCGCCGAGCACGGCTGA
- a CDS encoding AMP-dependent synthetase/ligase, translated as MIEFATPPLVAADPEANTTDLLVDRVAATPDSVLFSLPTADGGWSPVTSKEFYDQVIALAKGLVAAGIQPGDKIGLMCKTRYEWTLIDFATWFAGAVLVPIYETSSPSQVRWILSDSGAISVMVETPDHFARFDEVHPDLPAIRSVWQIDLGDLDKLVAGGAEVTDDEIERRRNLAVGSDMATLIYTSGSTGKPKGCVLTHSNFVELSRNSAVALDEVVLDPDGASTLLFITTAHVFARFIAVLSVHAGVRVGHQADTKQLLPALASFKPTFLLAVPRVFEKVYNASEQKAEAGGKGKIFRAAADTAVAYSMAKESGSVPLGLKLKFKVLDSLVLSKLRAAMGGNVKYAVSGSAPLGPRLGHFYHALGITILEGYGLTETTAPATVNLASKSKIGTVGPTLPGVSVRLADDGEIHVKGIDVFKEYWKNPEATAESFDGEWFKTGDLGSFDAEGFLTITGRKKEIIVTAGGKNVSPAALEDPIRANPLVGQVVVVGDKKPFISALITLDPEMLPVWLNNNGEDAGMSVDEAIVNPAVLAEVQRAIDAANETVSRAESIRKFTLLPIELTEASGHLTPKLSIKRSVILEDFAPNIEAMYSGAPATEGHSIVH; from the coding sequence GTGATCGAGTTCGCCACCCCGCCCCTGGTCGCAGCTGACCCAGAGGCGAACACCACTGACCTGCTGGTCGATCGCGTCGCCGCGACGCCCGACTCCGTGCTGTTCTCACTCCCGACCGCCGACGGCGGCTGGTCGCCGGTGACCTCCAAGGAGTTCTACGACCAGGTGATCGCCCTCGCGAAGGGCCTCGTCGCGGCGGGCATCCAGCCCGGCGACAAGATCGGCCTGATGTGCAAGACGCGGTACGAGTGGACCCTGATCGACTTCGCGACGTGGTTCGCCGGTGCAGTGCTCGTGCCGATCTACGAGACGAGCTCGCCGTCGCAGGTGCGTTGGATCCTCAGCGACTCGGGCGCCATCAGCGTCATGGTCGAGACCCCCGACCACTTCGCCCGGTTCGACGAGGTGCACCCCGACCTCCCCGCGATCCGCAGCGTCTGGCAGATCGACCTCGGCGATCTCGACAAGCTCGTCGCGGGCGGCGCCGAGGTGACCGACGACGAGATCGAACGTCGTCGCAACCTCGCAGTCGGCTCCGACATGGCCACGCTCATCTACACGTCCGGTTCGACCGGCAAGCCCAAGGGCTGCGTGCTCACACACTCGAACTTCGTCGAGCTCTCCCGCAACTCCGCGGTCGCGCTCGACGAGGTCGTGCTCGACCCCGATGGCGCCTCGACGCTCCTCTTCATCACCACGGCGCACGTCTTCGCCCGCTTCATCGCGGTGCTCTCGGTGCATGCCGGTGTACGGGTCGGCCATCAGGCCGACACGAAGCAGCTCCTGCCGGCGCTCGCGAGCTTCAAGCCGACCTTCCTCCTCGCCGTCCCCCGAGTGTTCGAGAAGGTCTACAACGCGTCGGAGCAGAAGGCCGAGGCCGGCGGCAAGGGCAAGATCTTCCGTGCCGCGGCCGACACCGCGGTCGCGTATTCGATGGCGAAGGAGTCGGGTTCCGTACCGCTCGGCCTGAAGCTCAAGTTCAAGGTGCTCGACTCGCTCGTGCTGTCGAAACTCCGTGCAGCGATGGGCGGCAACGTCAAGTACGCCGTCTCGGGCTCCGCACCGCTCGGCCCGCGACTCGGCCACTTCTATCACGCACTCGGAATCACGATCCTCGAGGGCTACGGCCTCACCGAGACCACGGCGCCCGCCACCGTGAACCTGGCCAGCAAGTCGAAGATCGGCACCGTCGGTCCGACGCTGCCCGGCGTCTCGGTCCGACTCGCCGACGACGGTGAGATCCACGTCAAGGGCATCGACGTCTTCAAGGAGTACTGGAAGAACCCCGAGGCGACTGCCGAGTCGTTCGACGGCGAGTGGTTCAAGACCGGCGACCTCGGCTCGTTCGACGCCGAGGGCTTCCTCACGATCACGGGCCGCAAGAAGGAGATCATCGTCACGGCCGGTGGCAAGAACGTATCTCCCGCCGCGCTCGAAGACCCGATCCGTGCGAATCCGCTCGTCGGCCAGGTCGTCGTGGTCGGCGACAAGAAGCCCTTCATCTCGGCACTCATCACGCTCGACCCCGAGATGCTGCCGGTCTGGCTCAACAACAACGGTGAAGACGCGGGCATGTCGGTCGACGAGGCCATTGTGAACCCCGCCGTGCTCGCCGAGGTGCAGCGCGCCATCGACGCAGCCAACGAGACGGTCTCGCGTGCGGAGTCGATCCGCAAGTTCACGTTGCTCCCGATCGAGCTCACCGAGGCCAGCGGCCACCTGACGCCCAAGCTGAGCATCAAGCGCAGCGTCATCCTCGAGGACTTCGCTCCGAACATCGAGGCGATGTACTCCGGCGCCCCGGCGACCGAGGGCCACTCGATCGTGCACTGA
- the def gene encoding peptide deformylase, which produces MPERPIRLFGDPVLKTVSAPVEQVDDRVRGLVADLLDSVRLPGRAGVAAAQIGVNLRAFSYNVDGEVGYILNPVLEVSGEQDLIDEGCLSVPGLWHKTPRHPFARVRGIDLDGDEIELSGTGLMAQALQHETDHLDGLLYLDRLEKAERRLAMKEVRESDWF; this is translated from the coding sequence TTGCCGGAACGCCCGATTCGCCTGTTCGGCGACCCCGTCTTGAAGACCGTCTCCGCCCCCGTCGAACAGGTCGACGATCGAGTGCGCGGACTCGTGGCCGACCTGCTCGACAGCGTCAGGCTGCCGGGCCGAGCGGGGGTCGCCGCCGCCCAGATCGGGGTGAACCTGCGCGCGTTCAGCTACAACGTCGATGGTGAGGTCGGTTACATCCTCAATCCCGTGCTCGAGGTCTCGGGGGAGCAGGACCTCATCGACGAGGGATGCCTCTCGGTTCCCGGCCTCTGGCACAAGACGCCGCGGCATCCGTTCGCGCGCGTGCGGGGGATCGACCTCGATGGCGACGAGATCGAGCTCTCGGGCACCGGACTCATGGCGCAGGCGCTGCAGCACGAGACCGATCACCTCGACGGACTGCTCTACCTCGACCGCCTCGAGAAGGCCGAGCGCCGACTCGCGATGAAGGAAGTGCGCGAGTCCGACTGGTTCTGA
- a CDS encoding MinD/ParA family ATP-binding protein, producing the protein MTEDEFDNGVASRRGAAARRASALERGRRSPASGVHSAGDDAENPNVRVDLPPAPVHEMPDDEVAVAIDDVAVNPGSLVGGSTGTTSVELVTPALAGVGYRSRRDPSPYSALLASDASKTRRERVSSDTGSHVAIVDDPDVPDDAALPVEVPESAESLTADRLIDLNRTTRPAPQGGLNRLVYEASLHLVNLGDSPKVQAYKALSQRIQRRFEGGARFVPVLTRKGGVGKTTITALLGMALADARDDRIIAIDANPDRGTLAERVDRQTRETVRDVVAKASSISGYTDFSRFVSRDETRLDILASDTDPTLSEAFDDNDYNVVAGLAARYYSIVLTDCGTGIVHAVMRSTLQRADSVVIVSGGSVDEARLASETLTWLEANGYGELVRNAVVAINLATQGTHLVKVDEIEAHFQSRVREIVRIPYDPQLAAGSVVNWHELRPVTQQAARELAALVVEGMPAEREH; encoded by the coding sequence GTGACGGAAGACGAATTCGACAACGGCGTTGCATCGCGTCGCGGCGCCGCAGCTCGACGCGCGTCCGCACTCGAGCGCGGCCGCAGGTCACCGGCATCCGGCGTGCATTCGGCCGGAGACGACGCTGAGAACCCGAACGTGCGCGTCGACCTTCCACCGGCCCCGGTGCACGAGATGCCAGACGACGAGGTCGCCGTGGCGATCGATGACGTCGCAGTGAACCCCGGCAGCCTCGTCGGCGGCAGCACCGGCACGACGTCGGTCGAGCTCGTCACGCCCGCACTCGCCGGCGTCGGCTACCGATCACGGCGCGACCCGTCGCCCTACAGCGCGCTGCTCGCGTCCGACGCATCGAAGACCCGGCGTGAGCGCGTCAGCTCCGACACCGGCAGCCACGTCGCGATCGTCGATGATCCCGATGTGCCCGATGACGCCGCCCTCCCGGTCGAAGTGCCCGAGTCGGCGGAGTCGCTCACGGCCGACCGGCTGATCGACCTGAACCGAACGACCCGGCCGGCCCCGCAGGGCGGGCTCAACCGGCTGGTCTATGAGGCGTCGCTGCACCTCGTGAATCTCGGCGACTCGCCGAAGGTGCAGGCGTACAAGGCCTTGAGCCAACGCATCCAGCGCCGGTTCGAGGGCGGCGCGCGGTTCGTTCCGGTGCTCACCCGAAAGGGCGGGGTCGGCAAGACGACGATCACGGCACTTCTCGGTATGGCGCTCGCCGATGCCCGTGACGACCGCATCATCGCCATCGACGCCAACCCAGACCGGGGCACCCTCGCCGAGCGCGTCGACCGGCAGACCCGCGAGACGGTGCGCGACGTCGTGGCGAAGGCGTCGTCGATCAGCGGCTACACCGATTTCTCGCGCTTCGTCTCGCGTGACGAGACGCGCCTCGACATTCTCGCGTCCGACACCGACCCGACGCTTTCCGAGGCGTTCGACGACAACGACTACAACGTCGTCGCCGGCCTTGCGGCCCGTTACTACTCGATCGTGCTCACCGATTGCGGTACGGGCATCGTGCACGCGGTCATGCGGTCGACCCTGCAGCGCGCCGACTCCGTCGTGATCGTCTCGGGCGGCAGCGTCGACGAGGCACGACTCGCCTCCGAGACGCTCACCTGGCTCGAAGCCAACGGCTACGGCGAACTCGTGCGCAACGCGGTCGTCGCGATCAACCTCGCGACACAGGGAACGCACCTCGTGAAAGTCGATGAGATCGAGGCGCACTTCCAATCGCGCGTCCGTGAGATCGTGCGAATTCCCTACGACCCACAGCTCGCCGCAGGTTCCGTCGTGAACTGGCACGAGTTGCGTCCAGTCACCCAGCAGGCAGCTCGTGAGCTCGCGGCACTCGTGGTGGAAGGCATGCCCGCCGAGCGCGAGCACTGA